In Phreatobacter stygius, a genomic segment contains:
- a CDS encoding ABC transporter substrate-binding protein: MSHGSAKTPPARPASLDRRHVLGLAASGLAASALAGLGTAADAQATATPAVDLTGVTLRLADYKGGDSLVLKAAGRDRTPYRIALAEFASGNLIVEAINAGAIDLGSMSETPPVFGAAAGARISVVAVIKDDVNWQVVLVPKGSSIQSVAELKGKRVGYVRATTTHYYLAKMLAKVGLSFSDITPVALTPAEGQSAFVQGSLDAWAIYGYNVPFAINDGARVLITSSGYLSGNSLYAANPATLQDARHTAAIADLFHRLRQAYVWREANLERWAEIRSRAIGVPTAVDYEILTKASRRRDLFPVTDADIASAQNVADVFRDLKVLPRPIDVAPLFDRRFNDGLARALS; this comes from the coding sequence ATGTCGCATGGATCCGCCAAGACCCCGCCCGCCCGGCCGGCCTCGCTCGACCGCCGGCATGTCCTCGGCCTTGCCGCATCCGGCCTTGCGGCATCGGCATTGGCCGGCCTTGGGACAGCCGCCGACGCGCAAGCAACGGCGACGCCAGCCGTCGACCTGACCGGGGTGACGCTCCGGCTCGCCGACTACAAGGGCGGCGACAGCCTGGTGCTGAAGGCCGCCGGCCGCGACCGTACGCCCTACAGGATCGCGCTTGCCGAATTCGCCTCCGGCAATCTGATCGTCGAAGCGATCAATGCCGGCGCTATCGATCTCGGCAGCATGAGCGAAACGCCACCGGTGTTCGGCGCCGCCGCCGGCGCGCGCATCTCTGTTGTCGCGGTCATCAAGGACGACGTGAACTGGCAGGTCGTGCTGGTGCCCAAGGGCAGTTCGATCCAGTCGGTCGCCGAGCTGAAAGGCAAGCGTGTCGGTTACGTCCGCGCCACCACCACGCATTATTATCTCGCCAAGATGCTGGCCAAGGTCGGGCTGTCCTTTTCCGACATCACGCCGGTGGCGCTGACGCCTGCCGAAGGCCAGTCGGCCTTCGTCCAGGGCTCGCTCGATGCCTGGGCGATCTACGGCTACAACGTGCCTTTCGCGATCAATGACGGCGCCCGCGTCCTGATCACCTCGAGCGGCTATCTCTCGGGCAATTCCCTCTATGCCGCCAACCCGGCGACGCTGCAGGACGCGAGGCACACAGCCGCGATCGCCGATCTGTTCCACCGCCTCCGACAGGCCTATGTCTGGCGCGAGGCCAATCTCGAACGCTGGGCCGAGATCCGTTCGCGGGCGATCGGCGTGCCCACGGCGGTCGACTACGAAATCCTGACCAAGGCCTCGCGCCGGCGCGATCTCTTCCCCGTCACCGATGCCGACATTGCCTCGGCGCAGAACGTCGCGGACGTGTTCCGCGACCTGAAGGTGCTGCCACGGCCGATCGATGTCGCGCCGCTGTTCGACCGGCGCTTCAACGACGGCCTCGCGCGCGCCCTGTCGTGA
- a CDS encoding class II aldolase/adducin family protein, which produces MNQIVQKPKQYSLVERAPAATFEDERLHRKQRLAATFRLFARYGFDQGLAGHVTVRDPEFPDRFWINPLAAFFGQIKVSDLQLVDHDGQILIGNRPINQAGFVIHSAIHAAHPDVVAAAHTHSTYGKAWSSLGRLLDPLTQDSCAFYEDHALFDPFSGVVLQDGEGKKIAEAIGSKKAVILQNHGFLTVGPTIEAAAWWFIAADNAARTQLLAEAAGEPKLISDDIARLTASQVGTHKGGYFSFQPLWDWIVAAEPDLLG; this is translated from the coding sequence GTGAACCAGATCGTCCAGAAACCGAAACAATATTCCCTGGTCGAGCGCGCACCGGCGGCGACCTTCGAGGACGAGCGGCTGCACCGCAAGCAGCGCCTCGCCGCGACCTTCCGGCTGTTCGCCCGTTATGGCTTCGACCAGGGGCTTGCCGGCCATGTCACGGTGCGCGATCCGGAGTTTCCCGATCGCTTCTGGATCAATCCGCTGGCTGCCTTTTTCGGCCAGATCAAGGTGTCCGACCTGCAACTGGTCGACCATGACGGCCAGATCCTGATCGGCAACCGGCCGATCAACCAGGCCGGCTTCGTCATCCATTCGGCGATCCATGCCGCCCACCCGGATGTCGTGGCGGCCGCCCACACCCATTCGACCTATGGCAAGGCCTGGTCGTCGCTCGGCCGGCTGCTCGATCCGCTCACCCAGGATTCCTGCGCCTTCTATGAAGACCACGCCCTGTTCGATCCGTTCTCCGGCGTCGTGCTGCAAGACGGCGAAGGCAAGAAGATCGCCGAAGCGATCGGCTCGAAAAAAGCGGTCATCCTGCAGAACCACGGCTTCCTGACCGTCGGTCCGACCATCGAGGCCGCGGCCTGGTGGTTCATCGCTGCCGACAATGCGGCACGCACCCAATTGCTCGCGGAAGCCGCCGGCGAACCGAAGCTGATTTCCGACGATATCGCCAGGCTGACCGCCTCGCAGGTCGGCACCCATAAGGGCGGCTATTTTTCATTCCAGCCCTTGTGGGACTGGATCGTCGCCGCCGAACCGGACCTGCTCGGCTGA
- a CDS encoding ABC transporter substrate-binding protein — MKRLLAGLAIALGLIGPARADITLRVGDQIAGVRSILEAANALEGLPYKIEWSQFPAAAPLLEALNAGALDVGFTGDIPFLFVYAAGAPIRVIGASRSLPAANAVLVPKTSPARNFADLRGKRIAVNRGGNGHFQALGLLEQAGLKPSDVTLVFLGPTDARSAFVTGAVDAWIIWEPYVSISSIEDGARVVADATAVFPSKTFVHAHLNAIRDKRAALQDFNDRVARAKLWALANPGTIARISAGLTRIPEATVLRSLETKRETPIAIDDAVVRETQGEADLFTRHGVLPARIDVTAAFDRSFTNRLGAGN, encoded by the coding sequence ATGAAACGTCTTCTTGCCGGCCTTGCCATCGCGCTCGGCCTCATCGGCCCGGCACGCGCCGACATCACCTTGCGGGTCGGCGACCAGATCGCCGGCGTCCGCTCGATCTTGGAGGCCGCCAATGCCTTGGAGGGCCTGCCCTACAAGATCGAATGGTCGCAGTTTCCCGCCGCCGCTCCCCTGCTCGAGGCCCTGAATGCCGGTGCGCTGGATGTCGGCTTCACCGGCGACATCCCCTTCCTGTTCGTCTACGCCGCCGGCGCGCCGATCCGGGTGATCGGCGCCTCCCGCTCGCTGCCGGCGGCCAATGCCGTGCTGGTGCCGAAGACCTCGCCGGCGCGCAACTTCGCCGATCTCAGGGGCAAGCGGATTGCCGTCAATCGCGGCGGCAACGGCCATTTCCAGGCGCTCGGCCTGCTCGAACAGGCCGGGCTCAAACCGAGTGATGTCACGCTGGTCTTTCTCGGACCGACCGACGCCCGTTCGGCCTTCGTCACCGGCGCGGTCGACGCCTGGATCATCTGGGAGCCCTATGTCTCGATCTCCTCGATCGAGGACGGCGCGCGGGTCGTGGCCGACGCAACGGCTGTGTTTCCGAGCAAGACCTTCGTTCATGCCCATCTGAATGCCATCCGCGACAAGCGCGCGGCGCTGCAGGACTTCAACGACCGTGTCGCCCGCGCCAAGCTCTGGGCGCTCGCCAATCCCGGCACCATTGCCCGGATCAGCGCCGGCCTGACCCGCATTCCCGAAGCGACGGTGCTGCGCTCGCTCGAAACCAAACGCGAGACGCCGATCGCCATTGACGATGCCGTGGTGCGCGAAACCCAGGGCGAGGCCGATCTGTTCACCCGCCACGGCGTGTTGCCTGCCAGGATCGACGTGACGGCCGCTTTCGACCGGAGCTTCACGAACCGCCTCGGTGCGGGAAACTGA
- a CDS encoding PaaI family thioesterase gives MTDLPAIPHSPSAALLGWRLLACDRAKGWVRIGFDGKREFLNPAGTVQGGFLAAMLDDCMGPAAWIMTGGERYTATIDMTVSFLAPAKPGPIIGEGQVVQLGGSIAFLEARLFGPDDRVLARATSTARLVAGTAAVKPATGRA, from the coding sequence GTGACCGATCTCCCCGCCATCCCGCATTCGCCGTCCGCCGCCCTGCTTGGCTGGCGCCTGCTGGCCTGTGACCGAGCCAAGGGCTGGGTCAGGATCGGCTTCGACGGCAAACGCGAATTCCTCAACCCGGCCGGCACCGTCCAGGGCGGCTTCCTGGCCGCGATGCTGGACGATTGCATGGGGCCGGCTGCCTGGATCATGACCGGCGGCGAGCGCTATACCGCAACCATCGACATGACCGTCAGTTTCCTGGCGCCCGCCAAACCCGGCCCGATCATCGGCGAGGGACAGGTGGTGCAGCTCGGCGGCAGCATCGCCTTCCTGGAGGCGCGCCTGTTCGGGCCGGACGACCGGGTGCTGGCACGCGCCACCTCGACTGCACGCCTGGTCGCCGGCACGGCTGCGGTCAAGCCGGCGACGGGCCGGGCTTAG